One part of the Vicia villosa cultivar HV-30 ecotype Madison, WI linkage group LG6, Vvil1.0, whole genome shotgun sequence genome encodes these proteins:
- the LOC131609918 gene encoding uncharacterized protein LOC131609918 — protein sequence MAQFTAQGRLKLFFNGESVSSFLENRDPFQFKCRSVQTHRRGSSYKGSSSYSSAARFQHASSSFLRRKLNCYNAEARPSEGVHDDYEYVLKYNSLDDDDDDDDDDDDDDDDEEDDEEDEVFEGDGLSCFRGLVLDISYRPVNVVCWKRAICLEFMEKADVLEYYDKTVNSPSGSFYIPAVLRIRHLLQAIKRRRVSKNTLSRKNILFRDNYTCQYCSSHENLTIDHVVPVALGGGWTWENLVTACFKCNSKKGRKSIEEAKMQLNKVPKAPKDYEVLAIPLTAAALRVLTARKGTPDEWRQYLSSDYRTMS from the exons ATGGCACAGTTCACTGCTCAAGGTCGGTTGAAGCTGTTTTTCAATGGGGAAAGTGTGTCATCTTTTTTGGAGAACAGAGACCCTTTTCAATTCAAGTGTAGATCAGTTCAGACCCATAGAAGAGGATCAAGTTACAAaggttcttcttcttattcttctgcTGCTAGATTTCAACATGCATCTTCTTCATTTCTCAGAAGGAAATTAAACTGTTATAATGCTGAAGCACGCCCTAGTGAGGGTGTTCATGATGACTATGAATATGTTTTAAAATACAATtctcttgatgatgatgatgatgatgatgatgatgatgatgatgatgatgatgatgaggaagatgatgaggaaGATGAAGTGTTTGAGGGAGATGGCTTGTCTTGTTTCCGGGGTCTTGTGTTGGATATATCTTACAG GCCAGTCAATGTTGTATGCTGGAAACGGGCCATTTGTTTAGAGTTCATGGAGAAG GCGGATGTACTAGAGTATTATGATAAGACCGTGAACTCCCCCAGTGGATCTTTCTATATACCAGCTGTCTTAAGG ATTCGTCATTTACTTCAGGCTATTAAAAGAAGAAGAGTATCAAAGAACACTCTTAGTCGGAAAAATATACTGTTTAGAGACAATTACACCTGTCA GTATTGCTCTTCGCATGAGAATTTGACCATTGATCACGTTGTGCCAGTTGCACTAGGCGGAGGATGGACATGGGAAAATTTA GTGACTGCTTGTTTCAAATGCAACTCAAAGAAAGGTCGAAAGTCCATAGAGGAAGCTAAAATGCAGTTGAATAAGGTCCCAAAG GCCCCAAAGGACTATGAGGTTCTTGCCATACCTCTAACTGCAGCAGCTCTAAGAGTGCTGACAGCAAGAAAGGGGACACCAGATGAATGGCGTCAGTATCTAAGTTCCGACTATAGAACCATGAGTTAG